Below is a genomic region from Actinomadura sp. NAK00032.
CTGGCCCGCAAGGCCAAGATCGGCACCTACGTCGAGACCAAGAACGCCGACATCGGCGAGGGCACGAAGGTGCCGCACCTGACCTATGTGGGCGACGCCGAGATCGGCGAGGGCTCCAACATCGGCGCGAGCTCGGTGTTCGTGAACTACGACGGCGTCGAGAAGCACCGCAGCGTCATCGGCTCCCATGTGAAGGTCGGCAGCGACAACATGATCGTCGCCCCGGTGGTGGTGGGCGACGGCGCCTACACCGCGGCCGGGTCCGTGATCGTCCAGGACGTCCCGCCGGGGGCGATGGCGGTCGCGCGGGCGCGGCAGCGCAACGTCGAGGGCTGGGTCGAGCGCCGCAGGCCGGGCACGCCGGCGGCGGACGCGGCCCGGCGCGCCAAGGGCGAGGACGCGCCGTAGCGCCGCGCCCCGTGCGCGAGGTACTTCCCGCCGCCCGGTGGGGATGTGGAGGACACCGATGTCCTCCGTGACAACAGAGCAACCCGTGAGCCGGAGTCTTGTGGTGCGCGGGGAGTGGGGACAACAACCCACATGTAAGGCACAGTTCCATTGAGGGGGAGTTGTCAGAGGTGAGTGGGATCAAAGCGAGCGGTCAGAAGAAGCTGATGCTCTTCACCGGCCGAGCCCACCCGGACCTGGCCAGGGAAGTCGCCGACAACCTCCACATCGAGCTCACACCGACGTCCGCGTATGACTTCGCCAACGGTGAGACGTTCGTGCGGTTCCTGGAGTCGGTCCGCGGGTCGGACGCCTTCGTGATCCAGAGCCACACGGCTCCCATCAATCAGTGGATCATGGAGCAGCTGATCATGGTGGACGCGCTCAAGCGCGCGTCCGCCAAACGGATCACCGTGGTGGCGCCGTTCTTCGGTTACGCGCGGCAGGACAAGAAGCACCGGGGCCGGGAGCCGATCTCGGCGCGGCTGATGGCGGACCTGTTCAAGACCGCGGGCGCCGACCGGCTGATCACCGTGGACCTGCACACCGCGCAGATCCAGGGCTTCTTCGACGGCCCCGTGGACCACCTGTTCGCGCTGGACCTGCTGGCCCGCCACTTCGAGAGCCGCTTGGACACCTCCCAGGTGACCGTGGTGGCGCCGGACGCGGGCCGGGTGCGGGTGACCGAGCGCTGGTCGGACCGGCTCGGCGGCGTGCCGATGGCGATCATCCACAAGAAGCGCGACCCGGACGTGGCCAACGAGGTGAAGGTCTTCGACGTCGTCGGCGAGGTCAAGGGCCGCACCTGCGTCGTGGTCGACGACATGATCGACACCGGCGGCACGATCGTGAAGGCGGCCGACGCCCTCTTCGAGCAGGGCGCCGCGAAGGTCGTGGTCGCAGCGACCCACGGCGTCCTCTCCGGCCCGGCCGTGGACCGCTTGAAGAACTCCCGCATCTCCGAGGTCGTCCTGACGAACACCCTGCCGATCCCGGAAGAGAAGCAGTTCGACAAGCTCACGGTCCTCCCGATCGCCCCCCTGGTGGCCCGAGCCATCAACGAGGTCTTCAGCGACGGCTCAGTAACAAGCTTGTTCGGCGGGCATAGCTAACTCCCTAGGGGGCGACCCCCTGGAACCCCCGCCCGGTCGGCGGGCCGTTTCCCCGATCCGCTGGCGCGTCTCGGTGAAACAGCCCGCCGACCGTCGGGTCGGGCGACCTCCGGGCGCTAGGGCGCCCTCCGGCCGCCCGACCCGTGACCGGTGGCTGAGCTTCAAACACAGGCGTGGTTGGGGTTCGAACCGAGTGGTGGTTGGGGTTCGGGCTGAGCGGGGGTTGGGCTTGGGGTGAGGGGTGGATGTTGGAGGAGTCGTTTCTCTTCTATGCCTGAACCGCGACCGGGGCACGGGCAGGCACGCGGAGCGAGCGCTAGCGAGTGGAGCGGGCATGCCCGTCGAGCCGGGCGACCGCAGCGACACGACGCAAAGCCGCACGGTCACAACCCACCCGCACCGTGGCGTGAGGATCGACCGGCTCGTGACGGGGGTTCCAGGGGGTCGCCCCCCTGGGAAATACAGTAGACTCCTTGAATCGCGCATGCCTCGGGTCGTTCAGTGCGGTGCCGGTACAGGAGCCGCACTCCCCGGGAACGCAAAGAATCTTCGAGGCGCCTGACGCGTCGAGCATCGCCTGATTCGCTCTGTCCGTAGCGGACGTCCAGTGCCGGACGGCCGTGGATCGCAACAACGAGGAGTTTTCGCCGTGTCCGAGGTACGCATTGCCGCCGAGCCGCGCACCGAGTTCGGTAAGGGTGCCGCGCGGCGCACCCGCCGGGCCGGCAAGGTGCCCGCCGTCCTCTATGGTCACGGCACCGACCCGCAGCACATCTCGCTGCCGGGTCACGACCTGATGCTGGCGCTCAAGACGCCGAACGTGCTGCTGACCATCGAGGGGCTCGGCAACGGCTCGGAGCTGGCGCTGCCGAAGGACGTGCAGCGCGACCCGGTCAAGGGGTTCCTGGAGCACGTCGACCTGCTGCTGGTGAAGCGCGGCGAGAAGGTCGTCGTCGACCTGCCGGTGAACATCGTCGGCGACGTGGTCGCGGGCGGCCAGGTGGCGCAGACGGTCGTGGAGATCTCCGTGGAGACGGAGGCGACCCACATTCCGGAGTCGGTCGACCTGGACATCTCCGGCCTCGGGGTCGACTCGCAGGTGCTGGCGAAGGACCTGAAGCTGCCGTCGGGGACGACGCTGGCGGCGGACGAGGAGACGCTGGTCCTGCAGATCGTCGACGCGACGGCGGCGACGGAGCCGGAGCCGGAGGCGGGCGCCGAGGCGGGCGCGGCCGAGGGTGCGGGCGCCGAGGGCGAGGGCGAGTCCGCCGGCGAGTAGCGCAGGCGCGGCCGTGCGGCCGCATGGTTCTTCCACGGCCCCCGCGGGTGCGCGCACCCGCGGGGGCCGTGCTCGTCGGTGAGGAGTTCGGGTGGATCTCTGGCTGGTCGTGGGGCTGGGCAATCCGGGGCCGTCGTATGCGGGGAACCGGCACAACGCGGGGTTCATGGTGCTGGACGTGCTGGCGGCGCGGGCCGGCGGCCGGTTCAAGTCGCACCGGTCGCGGGCGGACGTGCTGGAGGGCCGGCTCGCGGGGAGCCGCGTGGTGCTGGCGAAGCCGCGGTCGTTCATGAACGAGTCGGGCGGGCCGGTGAAGGGGCTGCGGGACTTCTTCAAGGTGCCGGAGGAGCGGGTGGTCGTCGTCCATGACGAGCTGGACATCCCGTTCGGGGCGGTGCGGTTGAAGCGCGGCGGCGGTGACAATGGTCACAACGGGCTGCGGTCGGTGACGCGGTCGCTCGGGACCAAGGAGTACCTGCGGGTGCGGTTCGGGGTGGGGCGGCCGCCGGGGCGGATGGACGCGGCGGCGTTCGTGCTGAAGGACTTCTCCGCGGCGGAGCGCAAGAGCCTCGACCTGGAGGTGGACCGGGCGGCGGACGCGGTGGAGGCGCTGCTGTCGGACGGGCTGGAGGCGGCGCAGAACGTGTTCCACGCGGGGTGACCGGTTCCGGCCACGAGCGGTCGATGATCATGCCCCGACCATGTTCGTTCTGTCGGCCTGTGCCCGGCTTTGTCGGCGCCGCCGGCGTTCCGCCGCTGACCATGGCAAAGCATCCGTAGGATGGCGCCCGGATGAGGTTCGAGATGCATGTGAACCTAGAGCGACGTTCAACCGTCTTCGGTGTGAATCGCGCTGTCGTGGCGCGCGTTACAGGGGATTGGTGAGTGGTTTATGGCCGTCGTTGACAAGGTCCAGGCCGAGTCATCGACCCGCCATGAGCAGAAGCGCGCGCAGTCGCAGAACTGGAGCGGCGCGTATCGGCGGGTCGCGACGTGGCTGGACTTCCTCAGCATGCTGATGGCCGGCGTCATCGCGTTCGTGCTCCGGTTCCCGGGGGTGCCGACGGAGCTGAACGCGCCGTACGTGGCGCTGACCGTCGCGCTGCCGCTGCTGTGGGTGCCGACGCTGATGATGTGCCGGGCCTACCAGCCGCGGTACGTCGGGGTCGGCTACGAGGAGTTCCACCGGGTGATCCGCGCCGGGTTCATCCTGACGGCGGCGGTCGCGATCGTGGCGTACGCGACGAAGACCGAGGTGGCGCGCGGCTATGTGGTGATGGCGCTGCCGCTCGGCACCTTCCTCGCGCTGGTCGCGCGGTACCGGCTGCGCAAGTGGCTGCACAAGCGGCGCTGGAACGGCGAGTGCATGCGCCGCGTGGTCGCGGTGGGGCACCGCACGTCGGTGGCCGACCTGATCCGGCTGCTGCGCACGAAGCGCTACCACGGCATGGACATCGTGGCGGTGTGCCTGCCGCCGGCGCTGGCGTCCGGTGAGGACGCGGTCGCCGAGGTCGAGGGAGTCCCGGTGCTGGGCGACTTCGCGCAGGCGGCGGCGGTCGCCGAGCGCGCCGGCGCGGACTCGGTGGCGGTGCTGGCCTGCCCGGAGATGGACGGGGTGGCGCTGCGCCGGCTGGCGTGGCAGATCGAGCGCGAGGACATCGAGCTGGTGGTCGCGCCCGCGCTGATGGACGTGACCGGCCCGCGGATCTCGATCCGCCCGGTGTCGGGGCTGCCGCTGCTGCATGTGGAGCATCCGGAGCTGGACGGCGGCCGCAAGCTGTTCAAGGGCCTGTTCGACCGGGTCGCGGCGCTGACCGGGATCGTGGTGCTGAGCCCGCTGCTGGCGCTGGTCGCGGTGCTGATCAAGTTCGACGGGGACCACGGCCCGGTGCTGTTCCGGCAGACCCGCGTCGGGCGCGGCGGCCGGGAGTTCACCGTGCTGAAGTTCCGCACGATGGTGCAGGACGCGGAGGCGCGGCGGACGGAGCTGCTGGCGTCCAACGACAACGACGGGGTGCTGTTCAAGATCCGGGAGGATCCGCGGATCACCCGGGTGGGGCGGTGGCTGCGCCGGTACTCGCTGGACGAGCTGCCGCAGCTGTTCAACGTGGCGCGCGGCGAGATGTCGCTGGTGGGGCCGCGGCCGCCGCTGCCGGAGGAGGTCGCCCAGTACGGCGGCGACGTGTACCGGCGGCTGGTGGTGAAGCCGGGGCTGACGGGCCTGTGGCAGGTGAGCGGCCGCTCCGACCTGACATGGGAGGAGTCGGTCCGGCTCGACCTGCGCTACGTCGACAACTGGACCCTCGCCCTCGACCTGCAGATCATGTGGAAGACGTGGAGCGCGGTCTTCCGGGGTTCCGGGGCCTACTGACCTCACTGACCGGGACCGGGCATCGGGCCGGCTCGGGTAGGCATGAGAAAGTAGACCCAACAGACCGTGCGAGTCGGGAATGTGATCAGCGGATGACGGATGTGGACGACCACGCGCTGGCCGCGGAGCTCGCCGGCGCGGCGGGGCGGCTGCTGCTGGGCGTGCGGGACGAGGTCGGGTTCGC
It encodes:
- a CDS encoding ribose-phosphate diphosphokinase, yielding MSGIKASGQKKLMLFTGRAHPDLAREVADNLHIELTPTSAYDFANGETFVRFLESVRGSDAFVIQSHTAPINQWIMEQLIMVDALKRASAKRITVVAPFFGYARQDKKHRGREPISARLMADLFKTAGADRLITVDLHTAQIQGFFDGPVDHLFALDLLARHFESRLDTSQVTVVAPDAGRVRVTERWSDRLGGVPMAIIHKKRDPDVANEVKVFDVVGEVKGRTCVVVDDMIDTGGTIVKAADALFEQGAAKVVVAATHGVLSGPAVDRLKNSRISEVVLTNTLPIPEEKQFDKLTVLPIAPLVARAINEVFSDGSVTSLFGGHS
- a CDS encoding 50S ribosomal protein L25/general stress protein Ctc, translating into MSEVRIAAEPRTEFGKGAARRTRRAGKVPAVLYGHGTDPQHISLPGHDLMLALKTPNVLLTIEGLGNGSELALPKDVQRDPVKGFLEHVDLLLVKRGEKVVVDLPVNIVGDVVAGGQVAQTVVEISVETEATHIPESVDLDISGLGVDSQVLAKDLKLPSGTTLAADEETLVLQIVDATAATEPEPEAGAEAGAAEGAGAEGEGESAGE
- the pth gene encoding aminoacyl-tRNA hydrolase, translating into MDLWLVVGLGNPGPSYAGNRHNAGFMVLDVLAARAGGRFKSHRSRADVLEGRLAGSRVVLAKPRSFMNESGGPVKGLRDFFKVPEERVVVVHDELDIPFGAVRLKRGGGDNGHNGLRSVTRSLGTKEYLRVRFGVGRPPGRMDAAAFVLKDFSAAERKSLDLEVDRAADAVEALLSDGLEAAQNVFHAG
- a CDS encoding sugar transferase; the encoded protein is MAVVDKVQAESSTRHEQKRAQSQNWSGAYRRVATWLDFLSMLMAGVIAFVLRFPGVPTELNAPYVALTVALPLLWVPTLMMCRAYQPRYVGVGYEEFHRVIRAGFILTAAVAIVAYATKTEVARGYVVMALPLGTFLALVARYRLRKWLHKRRWNGECMRRVVAVGHRTSVADLIRLLRTKRYHGMDIVAVCLPPALASGEDAVAEVEGVPVLGDFAQAAAVAERAGADSVAVLACPEMDGVALRRLAWQIEREDIELVVAPALMDVTGPRISIRPVSGLPLLHVEHPELDGGRKLFKGLFDRVAALTGIVVLSPLLALVAVLIKFDGDHGPVLFRQTRVGRGGREFTVLKFRTMVQDAEARRTELLASNDNDGVLFKIREDPRITRVGRWLRRYSLDELPQLFNVARGEMSLVGPRPPLPEEVAQYGGDVYRRLVVKPGLTGLWQVSGRSDLTWEESVRLDLRYVDNWTLALDLQIMWKTWSAVFRGSGAY